The Coffea arabica cultivar ET-39 chromosome 2c, Coffea Arabica ET-39 HiFi, whole genome shotgun sequence genome includes the window CAACATGGGGGTTGCCCTTCCAATAAGCATACGGTTCCCTATCCACCCATCTACTCCTTTCATTCCCTCGTTTAAGATCCTCGGACAAAGCCTCCCAAGGCTTTATATTGATTTCAGGCCTGGAAATTGTTGTTCcattaaagaaaaatcaaaattagctCGTCAGGAATCCTGATTGATTGTGCTGTTGTAACCACAGAAACGCCTACAACAACGCAATGGAACAAAATAAAGTTCGTACCAACCCCAGAATGACCAATCTGGAAAAACAATGTCCAATGTGGTATCATCCCCGCAATAGCGAAACAAAGGGGGCGGAGCGGTAGCATTGGGCCCATGGTACGTATCTTTCTTGATAACTGGCCAGTCAACGCAGTCAAACATGAGATCCAAGTCAGGAACTTGACCCGGGTACCTTCTAAGCAGCTGTAAAATCCCCCATAGAGTAAAAGTGTCTCTACTTTGAAATGCTTTTTGATAGGTCTCCACATAAGCTGTTCCGTTGAGTATTACCAGTCGAAAATTGGCCGTCTTGGAAGCCGTCTTCACCATGGCTCTTGTAATCCCAGTCTCCCTCCAGGGCCATAGATCTTCATGGATCCAACGGAAGTAGTCCGGACACGTGAGCTGTGTTGTGGTTGAAGAGGGGTGAGggtttggttttgaaaattttgatgggtAGTAATTGGGTGGGCACGTCCGGGTAGCGTCACCCAGTGAACAATTCAACGGGATTTCAAGTTTATGTCTATGGTTTTTGGGGTTTACGGGGATGGTGGCAAAACTTGATTTCTTTGGGGAATTCACAGAGAGTGACTGCCAATAGTGAAATGAAATCGAGTATGAGATAGTAGTAGCAAGTGAATAAAACAAACATTGATTAAGtttaagtgaggaaacaaatTTTATTCATATGTTCTTGTTTTATTATCAAACATGTCTGAATTCTTATAGATTAAGTTTAAGTGACGAAATAGGATATGAAACAGGACCTTAATCTCAAAATTTGCAATATTCAAATGCAACCATGAAAATATGAATAACTTGCCTCTTTCACAACTATAAattgacaaaaacaaaaaaaaaaacctacatACCGTAGTTACTTtcagtgtgtttggattgtaagttatttgtccaaatatatttgtttacatcatcattataattttcaatacacctttttatcttcccaattatctttttatttcacatacatcgtATCACAGAAAGCGTTacattaaaaatatctcaaataacttacaatccaaacacactactTAGTTATCAGTTCAATGCGTTAACTtctatttaaccaaaaaaaataaaaataaaaattgtgaTGAATTAGCACCGCAAAAAGGTTTTTACAGTTTTACTGACCAATAAATTGTAcggaaaataaaaaagtaaaaaactCTAGGTACAGTAATAAATACGAGTACGATGCAACaaattccaaaaattttcaaGTTATTCTTGCAGGGTGATAGGCGTCAGAGACAGATGAGCACAATGTACTCTGCGGCAGTGAATTATAGTACTGCAGTAGCAGAAGACTAGAAATCTGACGGCTTGTCAATTGTTATACTTACTGTAGCAGAAGCACTAGAAATCTGTTATAAGTACTTACAGTAGCAGAAGAATCCAGGAAACGCGTCGAGAAGAAGGCTCCGATGCACAGAAGAATCAAGAAAAATATCGCCAGAGACGATCTGGCTACAGTGTTCTTAGCTAGCAGTCTTGGAAGCCCGATCTTCTCAGCGGAATGCCTATACTGCCCTGATCCGTTCAGCATACTCTGCACTTGCTCCCTCATCCTTTACCACCTCAGTTTTATCTCAGCAACCTCTCAGCCGGCAAAACTTCTCCCGTCCTCTTGCCCTTTTTAAGCTGCTTAGCTGAATATAATTGCCTTACTAGCCACCAATCGAAGAAAAATTTGCAATGGTTTTTTGAGATTAGCgtgcaacaaaagggaaaaatgaagacTTTGAATTTGAGATGCAGCTTTACACCGACACTGGCCCAGAAGGGAAAAAGTGGGAAAGGAAAAGAATTAGTAGTATATGATGAAGGATGATGCTGCCCAGCCAATTGCCTAACTCTGCGGTTTCTTCACCGGGCCAATCCTCTAAGTAACTGTACAGCGGAGAAGAGAAAACAGTAGAGGACAAGGGGAGTATTGATCGAAAAAATTGCCGTTTGGAAACTCAAGGAATTAGAGAGgattaagcaaaaaaaaaaaaaaaaaaaggatgcgTTTTGGCGAAAGTTCTCGAGGGTAGCTTAGAAAAACAACGCCGGACCCAAAACGTGACGTAGTGCGAGTCTCGTGATTCCTGGCGACTTTTGCTTTTTCTCACATCAACAATCAAATTGTAATCCGCCTCGGCGCCTGACGCGTGCAATCAAATTATAGGATTTATAATACTACTAATTTACTACTCCTATCATTAGTATATTTTATCCATTAATTAAAGTAGTGTCCGTTGAGATCCTAAGGACTGGTTTATTAATACTTTGCTAAATTGTGTGTTTCTccgaatttttataaattttacccGAGATTATTTGGAAGATACCAAATTTGTTTCGCATCccgaaaataaacaaaattaaatgacaaaggCAGCCGCGTAAACCACACTCTATTGCAGTACAGAAagttgtccttttttttttcggggagGTAAAGATCATCTATCTAAGGCTCTGTTTGTTTGGACTGAAAATCTTttccagaaaatattttcttcaatttctggtGTTTGGCTGCAAAAGAGGTCAGGAAAATTTTTTCCAGTAGAAAATCTTTTACATAACTTGGTGTAAAATGACTTCCGGAATTAAGATACGGAAGTTAATTTCCGACGACTATCGTGACTTACTAGTCTCCTTGGTACTTGACTATTGTAAAAAACCATCAAGTACTACATCACAGAGATCAAATCAAGAGCAACATCCCTGCACTTGCTTCTGCAAATTCCACAACTTTCCACCTCTTCGAGCTCCCTTCTTTCTTATGTTCCTCCCTACTATTCAT containing:
- the LOC113725029 gene encoding uncharacterized protein isoform X1, translating into MREQVQSMLNGSGQYRHSAEKIGLPRLLAKNTVARSSLAIFFLILLCIGAFFSTRFLDSSATSLSVNSPKKSSFATIPVNPKNHRHKLEIPLNCSLGDATRTCPPNYYPSKFSKPNPHPSSTTTQLTCPDYFRWIHEDLWPWRETGITRAMVKTASKTANFRLVILNGTAYVETYQKAFQSRDTFTLWGILQLLRRYPGQVPDLDLMFDCVDWPVIKKDTYHGPNATAPPPLFRYCGDDTTLDIVFPDWSFWGWPEINIKPWEALSEDLKRGNERSRWVDREPYAYWKGNPHVAETRMDLLKCNASDKQDWGARVYAQDWIQEQQQGYKQSDLASQCIHKYKIYIEGSAWSVSEKYILACDSVTIVVKPRYYDFFTRGLMPLQHYWPIRDDGKCRSIKYAVDWGSSNEEKAQTIGKAASKFVQDELKMDFVYDYMFHLLNGYAKLLKYKPSVPPKAIELCSELMACPAKGFEKKFMVDSTVRGPSSETPCVMPPPYDPATFHSIIDRKQRSIQQVETWEQQYWDHRSKRV
- the LOC113725029 gene encoding uncharacterized protein isoform X2 encodes the protein MREQVQSMLNGSGQYRHSAEKIGLPRLLAKNTVARSSLAIFFLILLCIGAFFSTRFLDSSATSLSVNSPKKSSFATIPVNPKNHRHKLEIPLNCSLGDATRTCPPNYYPSKFSKPNPHPSSTTTQLTCPDYFRWIHEDLWPWRETGITRAMVKTASKTANFRLVILNGTAYVETYQKAFQSRDTFTLWGILQLLRRYPGQVPDLDLMFDCVDWPVIKKDTYHGPNATAPPPLFRYCGDDTTLDIVFPDWSFWGWPEINIKPWEALSEDLKRGNERSRWVDREPYAYWKGNPHVAETRMDLLKCNASDKQDWGARVYAQDWIQEQQQGYKQSDLASQCIHKYKIYIEGSAWSVSEKYILACDSVTIVVKPRYYDFFTRGLMPLQHYWPIRDDGKCRSIKYAVDWGSSNEEKNLDNKLLSRFV